Proteins encoded in a region of the Streptomyces sp. NBC_00258 genome:
- the ltrA gene encoding group II intron reverse transcriptase/maturase: MPEDTSLNSGDLSPRARVLEMQTKLHHWATADPGRRFDDLFNLVHDPATLTMAFARVAGNQGARTPGVDGLTVIEVEERIGAPGFLHDLRAALKDGSFRPLPVRERKIPKPGGAGKVRSLGIPTVADRVVQAALKLVLEPVFEADFTPVSYGFRPGRRAQDAIAEIHHFGTNGYRWVLDADIEACFDRIDHVALMDRVRARVKDKRVLALVKAFLKAGILTELGENKETMTGTPQGGILSPLLANIALSVLDEHLMEPWKPGGAMSTAWQRQSRRRRKQLPNWRVVRYADDFVVLVNGSREDILAVREDVSQLLKPLGLRLSQEKTQVTHLEDGIDFLGFHIQWRRKKGTDQWHVYTFIAKRPIRQLKAKIRALTRRQSQQDLKSLLIRINQIVRGWSAYFRHAVAKNQFSALADFIWWRVMRMLRVRHHWTWKDIRRRFVTPSGVWRPISAEGTELIDMAAVVVTRYRWRGARIPSPWTEIRA, translated from the coding sequence ATGCCAGAAGACACCTCGCTGAACAGCGGGGATCTGAGCCCTCGGGCTCGGGTACTGGAGATGCAGACCAAGCTGCACCATTGGGCGACGGCAGATCCGGGCCGTCGGTTCGATGACCTGTTCAACCTCGTGCACGACCCGGCGACGCTGACCATGGCGTTCGCCCGGGTCGCCGGAAACCAGGGTGCCCGCACTCCCGGCGTCGACGGCCTGACGGTCATCGAGGTCGAAGAGCGGATCGGGGCGCCCGGGTTCCTGCACGACCTGCGGGCCGCTCTCAAGGACGGCTCGTTCCGACCTCTTCCAGTGCGGGAACGCAAGATCCCGAAACCGGGCGGGGCGGGGAAAGTCCGCAGCCTCGGCATTCCGACGGTCGCGGACCGGGTCGTGCAGGCCGCGCTGAAGCTGGTGCTGGAGCCCGTCTTCGAGGCCGACTTCACGCCGGTCTCCTACGGTTTCCGGCCCGGCCGGCGGGCCCAGGACGCGATCGCCGAGATCCACCACTTCGGCACCAACGGCTACCGCTGGGTGCTGGACGCGGACATCGAGGCATGCTTCGACCGGATCGATCACGTGGCCCTGATGGACCGCGTGCGCGCCCGGGTGAAGGACAAACGCGTTCTGGCCCTGGTCAAGGCGTTCCTGAAAGCCGGAATTCTGACGGAGCTCGGCGAGAACAAGGAAACCATGACCGGGACCCCGCAGGGTGGAATCCTCTCCCCGCTGCTGGCCAACATCGCCCTGTCGGTGCTCGACGAGCACCTGATGGAGCCATGGAAGCCGGGTGGGGCGATGTCCACCGCATGGCAGCGCCAAAGCCGCCGCCGTCGCAAGCAGCTGCCGAACTGGCGAGTCGTCCGCTACGCGGACGACTTCGTCGTGCTCGTCAACGGCAGCCGCGAAGACATACTGGCGGTGCGCGAGGACGTCAGTCAGTTGCTCAAGCCGCTGGGTCTTCGCCTGTCACAGGAAAAGACCCAGGTCACGCACCTGGAGGACGGAATCGACTTCCTGGGGTTCCACATCCAGTGGCGCCGCAAGAAGGGGACGGATCAGTGGCACGTCTACACGTTCATCGCCAAGCGCCCTATCCGGCAGCTGAAGGCGAAGATCCGAGCCCTGACCCGCAGGCAGTCGCAACAAGATCTCAAGTCCCTGCTGATCAGGATCAACCAGATCGTGCGGGGCTGGTCCGCCTACTTCCGGCATGCCGTGGCCAAGAACCAGTTCAGCGCACTCGCCGATTTCATCTGGTGGCGAGTGATGCGGATGCTGAGGGTCCGGCACCACTGGACGTGGAAGGACATCCGCCGACGGTTCGTCACCCCCAGTGGGGTGTGGCGGCCGATCTCGGCGGAGGGGACCGAGCTCATCGACATGGCAGCGGTGGTCGTCACCCGATACCGCTGGCGAGGAGCCCGCATCCCCAGCCCATGGACTGAGATTCGAGCCTGA
- a CDS encoding AraC family transcriptional regulator: MHRSPNQGQDLLKFRTTDVDEARQVIQERFYANFIDVPDGSAEFMARYDIVALGPLTIGRLAFGAEVRIKFGELGSYHVDIPLGGHLAWRQGTHTNAVATTANAAVFQPHGYTALDRVSTDCSMLAVKIDPKALNDQLERLLGRPLRTPVALMPELDVAHGAGLSWVRMIRAVFEDMQAGGLLTRPMVARPLQEALLTGLLLATGHRYRDELDRPNAALRPGPVKRAVEAMHSMPQHPFTVGELAVLAGVSVRRLQEAFQQYVGMTPLAYLTDVRLTRAHDELRRGTPGEVNVSDVAHRWSFDHLGRFASRYRARFGELPSQTLRSG, encoded by the coding sequence ATGCACCGCTCGCCCAACCAGGGCCAGGATTTGCTGAAGTTCCGGACGACGGATGTGGACGAGGCTCGGCAGGTCATCCAAGAACGCTTCTACGCCAACTTCATCGACGTGCCCGACGGCAGCGCTGAGTTCATGGCCCGGTACGACATCGTCGCACTCGGTCCGCTCACAATCGGACGTCTCGCATTCGGCGCGGAGGTGCGCATCAAGTTCGGGGAACTGGGCTCCTACCACGTGGACATCCCCCTGGGCGGCCACTTGGCCTGGCGTCAGGGAACGCACACCAATGCGGTGGCGACCACCGCGAACGCCGCCGTCTTCCAGCCGCACGGCTACACGGCCCTGGATCGAGTGAGCACCGACTGTTCCATGCTGGCCGTGAAGATCGATCCCAAGGCCCTCAACGATCAACTCGAACGCCTTCTCGGCCGACCGCTGCGCACCCCCGTCGCCCTCATGCCCGAACTCGACGTCGCGCACGGCGCGGGCCTCAGCTGGGTACGGATGATCCGCGCGGTGTTCGAGGATATGCAGGCCGGCGGGCTGCTCACCCGGCCGATGGTCGCCCGCCCGCTCCAGGAGGCACTGCTGACCGGGCTCCTCCTCGCCACCGGCCACCGCTACCGAGACGAGCTCGACCGACCAAACGCCGCCCTGCGCCCGGGCCCCGTCAAGCGTGCTGTCGAGGCCATGCACAGCATGCCGCAACACCCGTTCACGGTAGGGGAGTTGGCTGTGCTCGCCGGGGTGAGCGTGCGGCGACTCCAGGAAGCCTTCCAGCAGTACGTCGGCATGACCCCGCTGGCCTACCTCACCGACGTCCGCCTCACCCGCGCCCACGACGAGCTGCGCCGTGGCACACCGGGCGAAGTGAACGTGAGCGACGTCGCCCATCGTTGGAGCTTCGACCACCTGGGCCGCTTCGCGTCCCGCTACCGAGCGCGCTTCGGCGAGTTGCCTTCGCAGACACTGCGTTCGGGGTGA
- a CDS encoding SDR family oxidoreductase — protein MVDNQFTTHAELFDLRGKRALVTGGTRGIGMMIARGLLQAGVRVVISSRNAEACAQAQKQLSKFGEVRAIPADLSRHDECRRLSDLVTADSERLDILVNNAGAMWDEPLATFPDAAWDTVVDLNLKSPFWLVQALLPALRKAGTADDPARIINIGSIAAIHIPQRPNYSYSSSKAALHQLTRVLARELGPQHVTVNAVAPGPFPSTMMAATLDEFGEAIAASAPLRRIGRDDDMAGVAVFLASRAGAYLTGAVIPVDGGIATTA, from the coding sequence GTGGTAGACAACCAATTCACAACGCATGCAGAACTTTTCGATCTGCGTGGAAAGCGCGCGCTCGTCACCGGTGGCACCAGAGGCATCGGGATGATGATCGCGCGTGGCCTTCTCCAGGCGGGCGTCCGCGTGGTCATCAGCTCACGCAACGCTGAAGCGTGCGCTCAGGCGCAAAAACAGCTGTCCAAATTCGGTGAGGTGCGGGCCATCCCCGCCGACCTGTCCCGCCATGACGAGTGTCGGCGACTGTCCGACCTCGTCACCGCCGACTCGGAGCGTCTCGATATCCTCGTCAACAACGCGGGCGCCATGTGGGACGAGCCGCTGGCGACGTTCCCGGACGCGGCTTGGGACACGGTCGTCGACCTCAACCTGAAGTCGCCGTTCTGGCTGGTCCAGGCGCTGCTGCCCGCACTTCGCAAGGCGGGCACCGCCGACGATCCCGCGCGGATCATCAACATCGGCAGCATCGCCGCCATCCACATCCCCCAGCGGCCCAACTACTCGTACTCCAGCAGCAAGGCCGCGCTGCATCAACTCACCAGAGTGCTCGCCAGGGAACTAGGACCGCAGCACGTCACCGTGAACGCCGTGGCGCCGGGACCGTTCCCGTCCACGATGATGGCTGCAACGCTCGATGAGTTCGGCGAGGCGATCGCGGCGTCGGCCCCACTACGCCGGATCGGCCGCGACGACGACATGGCGGGTGTCGCCGTGTTCCTCGCCAGCCGGGCTGGCGCATACCTGACGGGCGCCGTGATCCCCGTCGACGGCGGCATCGCCACAACCGCGTAG
- a CDS encoding MmcQ/YjbR family DNA-binding protein, giving the protein MSTAGDRLQDTARKAALALPDVSHGRPFTPGLDVYKVAGKVFLIVTDDPEEQIITVKCEPEHARALERGYASITPGRYLDKRHWISLGPGRGITKQLINDAVEHSYDLAIDGLPQSERPQRAGAPRSLPGPARTEANHPAVRR; this is encoded by the coding sequence GTGAGCACGGCCGGTGACCGCCTCCAGGACACCGCCCGCAAGGCCGCCCTCGCCCTCCCCGACGTCAGCCACGGCCGCCCCTTCACTCCCGGACTCGACGTGTACAAGGTCGCGGGCAAGGTGTTCCTGATCGTCACCGACGACCCGGAGGAACAGATCATCACGGTCAAGTGCGAGCCCGAGCACGCTCGGGCACTGGAGCGCGGCTACGCCTCGATCACCCCGGGCCGCTATCTCGACAAGAGGCACTGGATCTCGCTGGGGCCCGGGAGGGGCATCACGAAGCAGCTGATCAACGATGCGGTCGAACACTCCTACGACCTGGCCATCGACGGTCTGCCACAGAGCGAGCGCCCGCAGCGAGCCGGGGCACCCAGATCGCTTCCAGGACCGGCTCGAACTGAGGCGAATCACCCCGCTGTCCGGCGGTGA
- a CDS encoding MmcQ/YjbR family DNA-binding protein — protein MNGSTLQTFAAECAEELPGAQLEHPFGPDWEVFKVRGKVFMLMTEVPGRPVVILKADPSEAKALREHNSHITPGYHMNKKHWITVEGGTGVDKKLVRELVTDSYLLVVSHLPKAEQPVDPHTYGTSTRAPR, from the coding sequence ATGAACGGATCGACCCTGCAGACGTTCGCCGCCGAGTGCGCGGAGGAACTTCCCGGAGCCCAGCTGGAGCATCCCTTCGGCCCGGACTGGGAGGTCTTCAAGGTACGAGGCAAGGTGTTCATGCTGATGACCGAGGTCCCCGGGCGCCCCGTCGTGATCCTCAAGGCGGACCCCAGCGAGGCCAAGGCCCTCCGGGAACACAACAGCCACATCACCCCCGGCTACCACATGAACAAGAAGCACTGGATCACAGTGGAGGGCGGGACAGGCGTCGACAAGAAGCTCGTCAGGGAACTCGTCACCGACTCCTACCTGCTCGTCGTCTCCCACCTGCCCAAGGCCGAGCAGCCCGTCGACCCGCACACCTACGGCACCAGCACGCGGGCGCCCCGGTGA
- a CDS encoding helix-turn-helix domain-containing protein — protein MMVGKRHPRRSPRVGRSGQAEQATVPLYGFQPPVGTPYGLEVSTVEDFFAEHDDWPWNPPRPGRATFHYLILVTEGELLHDIDHVTRTVACGQWLWVRPGHAQCWHPPGAARGLFILFEPDVLTSDAARLLAPLTAHEAPAVLSPHPDDVAWLRQTALQLLDEHRALGRRRLDVHHALRRSLLESLLLRLASSPDVTSDGALAGGTGRRDTYARFVDALELHFRELHRAADYAGLLGCSVRTLSRAARDVTGKGVREVIDERRLLEARRLLRGGSWDARAVAVHLGFTDPANFGRFFRGHTGLTPAAFTARETRIGM, from the coding sequence GTGATGGTCGGCAAGCGACATCCCAGGCGGTCTCCGCGCGTCGGACGCAGCGGGCAGGCCGAGCAGGCCACGGTTCCGCTGTACGGTTTCCAGCCCCCGGTCGGCACTCCGTACGGCCTTGAGGTCAGCACCGTCGAGGACTTCTTCGCCGAGCACGACGACTGGCCGTGGAATCCGCCCCGTCCTGGCCGTGCCACCTTCCACTACCTGATCCTCGTCACCGAGGGTGAGCTGCTCCACGACATCGACCACGTCACGCGGACCGTCGCCTGCGGCCAGTGGCTGTGGGTACGTCCCGGGCACGCGCAGTGCTGGCATCCGCCGGGCGCCGCCCGCGGCCTGTTCATCCTGTTCGAGCCGGACGTGCTGACGTCCGACGCCGCCCGCCTGCTGGCCCCGCTCACCGCGCACGAGGCCCCTGCCGTTCTCAGCCCGCACCCCGATGACGTGGCCTGGCTGCGGCAGACGGCGCTCCAGCTCCTGGACGAGCACCGTGCACTGGGGCGGCGCCGGCTCGATGTCCACCACGCCCTGCGGCGCAGCCTGCTCGAATCGCTGCTGCTGCGCCTTGCCAGTTCCCCGGACGTCACCTCCGACGGCGCGTTGGCGGGCGGCACGGGACGCAGGGATACGTACGCACGGTTCGTGGACGCCCTGGAGCTGCACTTCCGAGAACTGCACCGGGCTGCGGACTATGCCGGGCTGCTCGGCTGTTCGGTTCGCACCCTCAGCCGCGCGGCCAGAGACGTTACCGGCAAGGGGGTGCGTGAGGTCATCGACGAGCGGCGGCTGCTCGAAGCCCGGCGCCTGCTGAGAGGTGGCAGTTGGGACGCCCGGGCTGTGGCCGTCCATCTCGGGTTCACCGATCCCGCGAACTTCGGCCGCTTTTTCCGCGGCCACACCGGTCTCACCCCGGCCGCCTTCACGGCCCGCGAAACCAGGATCGGCATGTGA
- a CDS encoding YybH family protein, whose translation MGVNKEEISKTILELEKSFNERWSLGDNRGYLDNYAEEISYFDPIEKDLVVGRDATVAHIEAIYSNPHIVRNEYLNPIVHVSDGGDFALLAYNLDTYVLDDNGNERQLRAWNATEAYRLIDGEWRIVHSNWAFAQTATGAIAS comes from the coding sequence ATGGGCGTCAACAAGGAAGAAATCAGCAAGACCATCCTGGAACTGGAGAAGTCCTTCAACGAGCGGTGGAGCCTCGGCGACAACCGCGGCTACCTCGACAACTATGCCGAGGAGATCAGCTACTTCGACCCGATCGAAAAGGACCTGGTCGTCGGCCGTGACGCGACCGTCGCCCACATCGAGGCGATCTACTCCAACCCCCACATCGTGCGCAACGAGTACCTCAACCCCATCGTGCACGTCAGCGACGGCGGTGACTTCGCCCTCCTGGCCTACAACCTGGACACCTACGTGCTCGACGACAACGGCAACGAGCGGCAACTTCGCGCCTGGAACGCCACCGAGGCGTACCGGCTGATCGACGGCGAGTGGCGCATAGTGCACTCCAACTGGGCGTTCGCCCAGACCGCGACAGGCGCGATCGCGTCCTGA
- a CDS encoding alcohol dehydrogenase catalytic domain-containing protein, translating into MRAVVVTEPGGLDALQVTTVPMPEPQPGWVRIKVKAFGVNESEVTTRKGESDPEVTYPRIPGIEGVGVVDQADEDSGLRPGQQVATMMGGMGRSFDGSYAQYVTVPASQVIPFETGLPWEVAGALPEMFQTAYGSLATGLGLQAGQTLLIRGGTSTVGLSAATIAKDLGATVLSTTRSPDRAEKLRAMGVDHPLVDNGTIADQVRELMPNGVDAVLELVGCSVLADTFRTVRRHGTVCFTGALAGQWRIRDFTPFMIPMGVQLTSYAGGATDLPPQVFQQHLQAIAAGRLKAPVAKVHHGLEQVREAQADVEAGTTPGKHVVLLDD; encoded by the coding sequence ATGCGAGCGGTCGTCGTCACTGAGCCTGGCGGCCTGGATGCCCTTCAGGTCACCACGGTGCCGATGCCCGAGCCACAGCCCGGATGGGTGCGCATCAAGGTGAAGGCGTTCGGCGTCAACGAGTCCGAGGTCACCACCCGAAAAGGTGAGTCGGACCCGGAGGTCACCTACCCGCGGATCCCCGGCATCGAGGGCGTCGGTGTGGTCGATCAGGCCGACGAGGACAGCGGGCTGCGCCCGGGGCAGCAGGTGGCGACCATGATGGGCGGCATGGGCCGGTCCTTCGACGGCTCGTACGCGCAGTATGTGACCGTCCCCGCGAGCCAGGTCATCCCGTTCGAGACCGGCCTCCCGTGGGAAGTGGCCGGCGCGCTGCCGGAGATGTTCCAGACCGCCTACGGCTCCCTCGCCACGGGCCTCGGTCTGCAGGCGGGGCAGACGCTGCTGATCCGCGGCGGCACCTCCACGGTCGGGCTGAGCGCGGCCACGATCGCGAAGGACCTCGGAGCCACCGTGTTGTCCACCACCCGCAGCCCGGACCGGGCCGAAAAACTGCGGGCCATGGGTGTCGACCATCCACTGGTCGACAACGGCACCATCGCCGACCAGGTGCGCGAGCTGATGCCGAACGGCGTCGACGCCGTACTGGAACTGGTGGGCTGCTCGGTCCTCGCCGACACCTTCCGCACCGTCCGCCGCCACGGCACCGTCTGCTTCACCGGAGCCCTGGCGGGCCAGTGGAGGATCCGCGACTTCACCCCATTCATGATCCCCATGGGGGTACAGCTGACCAGCTATGCGGGCGGGGCCACCGACCTGCCCCCGCAAGTGTTCCAGCAGCACCTGCAAGCCATCGCCGCCGGACGGCTCAAGGCCCCGGTCGCGAAGGTCCACCACGGCCTGGAGCAGGTTCGCGAGGCCCAGGCCGACGTCGAGGCCGGCACGACGCCGGGCAAGCACGTCGTGCTGCTCGACGACTGA
- a CDS encoding SDR family oxidoreductase codes for MTTALPVLVVGATGSLGGKVVDELLKRGKNVRALVRPTTDASRLESRGVEIARGDMLDLDSLVTAMHGADAVITTAAGYTRGGKNAQDIDTVGNANLAEAAHRTGIRRFVLTSILTSDQTPQVPHFWHKKIAEDKLEQLGVPFVALRPGAFLDQVATMAGNPIDKRRLIWMAKATVPLTFVHTSDLAAYLAAAVDAETEAGERIDIGWDRPVSMREVADLMGSQAGEKIKVWAVPSVVVRAAGAVVGRFNPVVKDMAAMFGWFDTGRYVADPRRQQQLFGPAPTAEDALARYTDELGTARHR; via the coding sequence ATGACCACCGCCCTCCCCGTCCTCGTCGTCGGCGCGACCGGCTCCCTCGGCGGCAAGGTCGTCGACGAACTGCTCAAGCGCGGCAAGAACGTCCGCGCCCTGGTCCGGCCGACCACCGACGCGAGCCGGCTCGAGAGCCGGGGTGTCGAGATCGCCCGCGGCGACATGCTCGACCTCGACTCACTCGTCACCGCCATGCACGGCGCCGACGCCGTCATCACCACCGCCGCCGGCTACACCCGCGGCGGCAAGAACGCCCAGGACATCGACACCGTCGGCAACGCCAACCTCGCCGAGGCCGCCCATCGCACCGGCATCCGGCGGTTCGTCCTGACAAGCATCCTCACCAGCGACCAGACACCCCAGGTCCCGCACTTCTGGCACAAGAAGATCGCCGAGGACAAGCTCGAACAACTCGGCGTCCCGTTCGTCGCACTGCGCCCGGGGGCGTTCCTCGACCAGGTCGCGACCATGGCGGGCAACCCGATCGACAAGCGCCGCCTGATCTGGATGGCCAAGGCCACCGTCCCGCTGACCTTCGTCCACACCTCCGATCTCGCGGCGTACCTGGCGGCCGCCGTCGACGCCGAGACCGAGGCCGGGGAGCGCATCGACATCGGCTGGGACCGTCCGGTCAGCATGCGCGAGGTGGCCGACCTGATGGGCAGCCAGGCCGGAGAGAAGATCAAGGTGTGGGCCGTCCCCTCCGTCGTCGTCCGCGCCGCAGGAGCCGTCGTCGGCCGCTTCAACCCGGTGGTCAAGGACATGGCCGCGATGTTCGGCTGGTTCGACACCGGCCGCTACGTCGCCGACCCCCGCCGCCAGCAGCAGCTGTTCGGCCCAGCCCCCACGGCAGAGGACGCCCTCGCCCGGTACACCGACGAGCTGGGCACGGCGCGGCACCGGTGA
- a CDS encoding MarR family winged helix-turn-helix transcriptional regulator, producing MPTPEPHIPTTACTGPMSYAIFQLARAHRVSAAAMLREMDLHLGQELLLMQLLDRDGQTQSELLESVGLDHSTVSKSLRRMQDAGLLIREPAQHDRRVMVVHLTDKGRAMREPIAAMWQALEETSARDLSAQQAESFVRTAHSIADAINSHVVPREESE from the coding sequence ATGCCCACCCCCGAACCTCACATCCCCACGACTGCCTGCACAGGACCGATGAGCTACGCGATCTTCCAGCTCGCGCGCGCCCACCGCGTCTCCGCCGCCGCCATGCTCCGTGAGATGGACCTGCATCTCGGACAGGAACTGCTGCTGATGCAACTCCTGGACCGGGACGGCCAGACCCAGTCCGAGCTGCTCGAAAGCGTCGGCCTGGACCACTCCACCGTCTCCAAGTCCCTACGCCGCATGCAGGACGCAGGCCTGCTCATCCGCGAGCCGGCCCAACACGACCGGCGCGTCATGGTCGTCCACCTCACCGACAAGGGCCGTGCCATGCGCGAGCCCATCGCGGCCATGTGGCAAGCCCTGGAAGAGACCTCCGCACGGGACCTCTCGGCGCAGCAGGCGGAGTCCTTCGTCCGCACCGCCCACTCCATAGCCGACGCGATAAACAGCCACGTTGTTCCCCGGGAAGAGTCCGAGTAA
- a CDS encoding alpha/beta fold hydrolase, whose amino-acid sequence MAQASRGAVSARDRLVGRTPRPPERISEESRAIYAQAYDTPEALTAGFGVFHTFHQDVADNDSYPPLEMPALAITNQGADFMRPMMEGKANDIRYSGIEDSGHFVAEEQPEVLVAELEKFFG is encoded by the coding sequence GTGGCCCAAGCTTCTCGCGGGGCCGTTTCGGCACGTGATCGACTGGTCGGCCGAACACCTCGCCCCCCGGAACGGATCAGCGAGGAGAGCCGGGCCATCTACGCCCAGGCCTACGACACGCCCGAGGCACTGACCGCGGGCTTCGGCGTATTCCACACCTTCCACCAGGATGTTGCCGATAACGACTCATATCCCCCGCTGGAGATGCCCGCCTTGGCCATCACCAATCAGGGCGCCGACTTCATGCGGCCAATGATGGAAGGCAAGGCCAACGACATCCGCTACAGCGGCATCGAGGACAGCGGTCACTTCGTCGCGGAGGAGCAGCCGGAGGTCCTGGTAGCCGAACTGGAAAAATTCTTCGGCTGA
- a CDS encoding FG-GAP repeat domain-containing protein: MRHGRTHRTAALAAALILLASAGGCDGSSQEDRSATKGKGKARPSSAPDFDGDGYEDAAVVVTGSAAADLDWDYGPVVVFRGGPGGLRPTDKPLIAGSGRRANGFLEEGFRSDLTADLNSDGFSDLILHQLVPVPNTQDNQEQGSRTVVFHGGKDGLSTTPVRVHVPGDDPKHPFTALEAADFDGDGHADLYGGERLLMGPFDADGKPKAARRLSGGVLSTAADFDRDGRTDLLVHHDYDDEAEDERASRRSVRYFRGTPGQGLEEDGDVSRRLSEMVGDIGSEVHAGIDFDGDGYPDLLPPGRSAGHEREYVRGGPDGFRPDTARLKMDIGSPTIGTHVLTGHVTSASDRNTVSTVEYGSPDQQGHLQLARLTSRGSAVTMTGLQIIDKDTEGISGDVFESDIGRRDRFAEDLRVLDADRDGHDDILTFEPFSGPDGRYGGFWFLSGTPDGLRTRDVHRYTMPELGL, translated from the coding sequence ATGCGGCATGGACGAACTCACCGGACCGCGGCCCTGGCCGCCGCACTGATCCTGTTGGCGTCGGCGGGCGGCTGCGACGGGTCCTCGCAGGAGGATCGCTCGGCGACAAAGGGCAAGGGCAAGGCTCGTCCCTCCAGCGCTCCGGACTTCGACGGGGACGGCTACGAGGATGCCGCAGTGGTGGTGACCGGCAGCGCCGCTGCCGACCTGGACTGGGACTATGGGCCTGTCGTTGTCTTTCGCGGTGGTCCCGGCGGTCTGCGTCCCACGGACAAGCCTCTGATCGCGGGCAGCGGCCGCAGAGCAAACGGTTTCCTCGAAGAAGGGTTCCGCTCCGACCTGACCGCGGACCTGAACAGCGACGGCTTCTCCGACCTGATTCTGCACCAGCTGGTGCCGGTCCCCAACACCCAGGACAACCAGGAGCAGGGCAGCCGTACGGTCGTCTTCCACGGCGGCAAGGATGGCCTGTCCACCACACCCGTCAGGGTGCATGTTCCCGGCGACGATCCCAAGCATCCCTTCACGGCCTTGGAGGCCGCGGACTTCGACGGTGACGGTCATGCGGATCTGTACGGTGGCGAAAGACTCCTCATGGGGCCGTTCGACGCCGACGGCAAGCCGAAAGCCGCCCGCCGTCTGTCCGGTGGGGTGCTCTCCACGGCCGCGGACTTCGACCGGGACGGCCGTACGGACCTCCTCGTCCACCACGACTACGACGACGAAGCCGAGGACGAGAGGGCCTCCAGGCGTTCCGTGCGCTACTTCCGTGGCACACCGGGCCAAGGGCTGGAAGAAGACGGCGATGTGAGCCGGCGCTTGAGTGAGATGGTCGGCGACATCGGCAGCGAGGTCCACGCGGGCATCGACTTTGACGGTGACGGCTATCCCGACCTCCTTCCGCCCGGCCGGAGCGCTGGACACGAGCGCGAGTATGTGCGCGGCGGGCCGGACGGTTTCCGCCCCGACACCGCCCGGCTGAAAATGGACATCGGATCCCCCACCATCGGCACCCATGTGCTGACCGGCCATGTCACCTCGGCGTCCGACCGCAACACCGTCTCCACCGTCGAGTACGGCTCGCCCGACCAGCAGGGCCACCTCCAGCTGGCGCGCCTGACCAGCAGGGGCTCTGCCGTCACGATGACCGGCCTGCAGATCATCGACAAAGATACCGAGGGCATCTCCGGTGACGTCTTCGAATCCGACATCGGCAGACGTGACCGCTTCGCCGAGGACCTGCGTGTCCTTGATGCTGACCGTGACGGCCACGACGACATCCTGACCTTCGAGCCCTTCAGCGGACCCGACGGTCGCTACGGCGGATTCTGGTTCCTGTCCGGCACCCCGGACGGTCTGCGCACCCGCGACGTCCACAGGTACACAATGCCCGAACTCGGCTTGTGA